A portion of the Paenibacillus hamazuiensis genome contains these proteins:
- a CDS encoding glutathione peroxidase: protein MSIYDIEVKTAEGQPKSLWDFEGQVLLIVNVASKCGFTNQYEGLEQLYRTYKDRGFRILAFPCNDFGGQEPGTLEEIKEFCSLNYGVTFELFDKVRILGEDKHPLYAYLTEHAEPAGDVQWNFEKFLIGKDGAIAGRYSSKVTPDDEQLVKDITSLL, encoded by the coding sequence ATGTCCATCTATGATATTGAGGTCAAAACGGCCGAAGGGCAGCCCAAATCGCTGTGGGATTTCGAGGGGCAGGTGCTGCTGATCGTCAACGTCGCATCGAAATGCGGGTTTACGAACCAGTATGAGGGACTGGAGCAGCTTTACCGCACATACAAAGACCGCGGCTTCCGCATCCTCGCATTCCCGTGCAACGACTTCGGCGGGCAGGAACCGGGCACGCTGGAGGAAATCAAGGAGTTTTGCAGTCTGAACTATGGAGTCACCTTCGAGTTGTTCGATAAGGTGCGCATTCTCGGGGAAGACAAGCATCCGCTTTACGCTTACCTGACCGAACATGCGGAACCTGCGGGCGACGTGCAGTGGAATTTCGAAAAATTTCTGATCGGCAAAGACGGCGCCATCGCCGGGCGTTATTCCAGCAAAGTGACGCCTGACGACGAACAGTTGGTCAAAGATATAACGTCTTTATTGTAA
- a CDS encoding GrpB family protein yields the protein MTLDESIHLEEYRAHWGKLFQEEYRLLRDAVGDSVAAIEHFGSTSVPGLVAKPIIDILIGVSDWSQASDIAGKLVGAGYESLGEAGIPGRLYLRKRGEHDFNAHVVLYKGEIWNNNLILRDYLRVNADEARQYGELKKRIVKDGAGTLLKYSDEKGEFVGNLLERAKSWAKDRHDTHE from the coding sequence ATGACATTAGACGAATCGATCCATCTGGAGGAATACCGGGCACACTGGGGGAAGCTTTTTCAGGAGGAGTATCGATTGCTGCGGGATGCGGTGGGTGACAGCGTCGCCGCAATCGAGCACTTCGGGAGCACATCGGTGCCGGGGCTCGTCGCTAAACCGATCATCGACATATTGATCGGCGTTTCGGATTGGAGCCAGGCCAGCGATATTGCCGGGAAGCTTGTGGGGGCAGGATACGAAAGCTTGGGCGAAGCGGGTATTCCGGGGCGGCTGTACCTCCGCAAAAGAGGAGAACATGACTTTAACGCCCACGTTGTCCTCTACAAGGGGGAGATCTGGAATAACAATCTCATCCTTCGCGATTACTTGCGCGTAAATGCGGATGAAGCCCGTCAATACGGGGAATTGAAGAAGCGGATTGTCAAAGACGGAGCCGGAACGCTGCTCAAATACTCGGATGAAAAGGGTGAATTTGTCGGCAATCTTCTGGAGCGAGCAAAAAGTTGGGCAAAAGACAGGCACGATACGCATGAATAA
- a CDS encoding 2-hydroxyacid dehydrogenase has protein sequence MSKPKVLISSKIPQEVEQYIAEHAELVRWPSDRTLSHEQKLAFLHDVEGLLTTGGGIAVNEELLQHAPKLRIASNIAVGYNNFDTAAMKARGVLGTNTPHVLDDTVADLVLALMLASARRVTELDQLVKQGKWQRGKLKDEDLFGLDVHHATVGIIGMGRIGEAIAKRAKFGFDMDVLYYNRSRKPEMEERLGVSYRALEQLLRESDFVVLMTPLTSETTRLIRKEHFELMKRTAFFINASRGQTVDERALIEALQEGLIRGAGLDVFEQEPTDPNNPLLAMPNVVTLPHIGSATAKTRFDMAMRAAKNLVAGLKGEAPPDLVGELRE, from the coding sequence ATGAGTAAGCCAAAGGTGCTCATATCGAGCAAAATTCCGCAAGAGGTGGAACAATATATCGCCGAGCATGCTGAGCTCGTCCGCTGGCCGTCTGACCGGACGCTGTCGCACGAGCAGAAGCTTGCCTTTCTGCACGATGTCGAAGGGCTGCTCACGACGGGCGGAGGCATCGCCGTCAACGAGGAGCTGCTGCAGCACGCTCCGAAGCTGCGCATAGCCAGCAATATCGCGGTTGGTTACAACAACTTCGATACCGCCGCGATGAAAGCGCGGGGCGTGCTCGGTACGAACACGCCGCATGTGCTCGACGATACCGTCGCCGATCTTGTCCTTGCGCTCATGCTCGCCTCGGCCCGCCGTGTGACGGAGCTCGACCAGCTCGTCAAGCAAGGCAAATGGCAAAGAGGCAAGCTGAAGGATGAAGATCTGTTCGGGCTTGACGTTCACCATGCAACGGTCGGCATCATAGGCATGGGCCGGATCGGCGAAGCGATCGCCAAGCGGGCGAAATTCGGCTTCGACATGGATGTGTTGTATTATAACCGCAGCCGCAAACCGGAAATGGAGGAGCGTCTGGGTGTCAGCTACCGAGCGTTGGAGCAGCTGCTGCGCGAATCCGATTTCGTCGTGCTGATGACGCCGCTGACAAGCGAGACGACGCGCCTCATCCGCAAGGAGCATTTTGAGCTGATGAAGCGTACGGCTTTCTTCATCAATGCATCGCGCGGCCAAACGGTCGACGAGCGGGCGCTGATCGAAGCGCTGCAGGAAGGTTTGATCCGCGGCGCCGGCCTCGACGTGTTCGAGCAGGAGCCGACGGACCCTAACAATCCGCTGCTTGCGATGCCGAACGTCGTGACGCTGCCGCATATCGGCTCGGCGACCGCCAAGACGCGGTTCGATATGGCGATGAGAGCGGCCAAAAATCTCGTAGCCGGACTGAAGGGCGAAGCCCCTCCGGATCTGGTCGGCGAGTTAAGAGAATAA
- a CDS encoding ABC transporter ATP-binding protein: MRRTSGESTVRSVVSLMGRVWKGMPVLTSVWLSIPLLLGVLLVPGYSAQKDLVNLFAEGAAGGEWNATVRAALPPLAVFTGIALLRVILSACQNMADARLRDRASMQIQAEVHQRAVSDSLEKLDDPLYYDRLQRAETVAGTDLFGVLQNAISFIRLAFELFGLLAAVSLIHPLLCLLLSVAFALSFAVRLESDIVVRRLNRDLTTSGRQSDYLRGMAARPETVKEMRLFGSLDYLIEKWSGMMRGSLGLRMDARRREIRRGMFVSAIQIAGLFAAMIWMALHMKTGVFTAGSMVVVFQAMREAYAVSSKMAFPFGKIYVQSGKIYDLVEFLKAYPDSERSPVYKRSRFLPPGKEGFIRFEDVTYRYCGADEPVLSGIRLELKPGETVALVGENGAGKSTLVRLLLGLYRPTSGRITWDGTDINDLDPTSLRSSMAAVFQDFVRYETTLRDNVAFGQQDDFRNDAAIRRALDVSGAAGLELGRGGLDAPVGLLSEGGQELSGGQWQRLAIARAAMRNPRLLVLDEPTAALDPQHETELYRSFRELARGRTTLFVSHRLGWARFADRIVVLRNGRIAEEGTHETLLASGGEYAAMFRTQAEWYRQA, encoded by the coding sequence ATGAGACGAACTTCAGGCGAATCAACGGTTCGAAGCGTTGTGTCGCTTATGGGCCGGGTTTGGAAAGGCATGCCGGTTCTGACGTCGGTTTGGCTGAGTATCCCGCTTTTGCTCGGCGTGCTGCTTGTGCCGGGTTATTCGGCGCAAAAAGATTTGGTTAACTTGTTTGCGGAGGGAGCGGCAGGCGGGGAATGGAATGCGACGGTTCGAGCCGCATTGCCGCCTCTCGCCGTTTTTACCGGCATTGCCCTGCTGCGCGTCATACTTTCCGCTTGTCAAAATATGGCCGATGCCAGACTGCGGGACAGAGCTTCCATGCAAATTCAAGCGGAGGTGCACCAAAGAGCCGTCTCCGACTCGCTTGAGAAACTCGACGACCCGCTGTACTATGACCGGCTGCAAAGGGCTGAAACAGTGGCGGGTACGGATTTGTTCGGCGTGCTGCAAAATGCGATCTCGTTTATTCGTCTGGCTTTTGAATTATTCGGCCTGTTGGCCGCCGTTTCGCTGATTCATCCGCTGCTCTGTCTGCTGCTGTCGGTCGCCTTTGCCTTGTCGTTTGCCGTCCGGCTGGAATCGGACATCGTCGTTCGCAGGCTAAACCGCGATTTGACGACCTCGGGGCGGCAGTCCGATTATTTGCGCGGGATGGCAGCACGACCCGAAACGGTAAAGGAGATGCGTCTGTTCGGGTCGCTTGACTATCTCATTGAAAAATGGAGCGGCATGATGCGTGGATCGCTCGGACTGCGGATGGACGCGAGGCGAAGGGAAATACGGCGCGGCATGTTTGTGTCGGCAATACAGATCGCAGGATTGTTTGCGGCAATGATATGGATGGCGCTGCATATGAAAACGGGAGTTTTCACGGCCGGGTCGATGGTCGTTGTGTTTCAAGCGATGCGCGAGGCGTACGCCGTTTCGTCCAAAATGGCGTTTCCATTCGGAAAAATATATGTCCAAAGCGGAAAAATATACGATCTGGTCGAGTTTTTAAAAGCATATCCGGATAGCGAACGATCTCCTGTGTATAAGCGGTCCCGCTTTTTGCCCCCGGGAAAAGAAGGGTTCATTCGGTTCGAGGACGTAACGTACCGTTACTGCGGTGCGGACGAACCGGTGCTGAGCGGCATACGGCTGGAGCTGAAACCGGGTGAGACGGTCGCGCTTGTCGGAGAGAACGGAGCGGGGAAGTCGACGCTGGTGCGGCTTCTGCTTGGTCTGTACCGGCCGACTTCAGGCCGAATTACTTGGGACGGCACCGATATAAACGACCTGGACCCGACTTCTTTGCGGAGCTCCATGGCCGCTGTTTTCCAGGATTTCGTCCGCTACGAAACGACGCTGCGCGATAACGTCGCTTTCGGGCAGCAGGACGATTTTCGAAACGATGCCGCGATTCGGCGGGCCTTGGATGTATCCGGAGCCGCAGGGCTGGAATTAGGACGGGGCGGACTCGATGCGCCGGTAGGACTTCTATCGGAGGGCGGACAGGAGCTGAGCGGCGGCCAGTGGCAGCGGCTGGCGATCGCCCGGGCGGCGATGCGGAATCCGCGCCTGCTCGTGCTCGATGAGCCGACTGCGGCTCTTGACCCGCAGCATGAGACCGAGCTGTACCGCTCGTTCCGCGAGCTGGCGCGAGGCCGTACGACGCTGTTCGTATCGCACCGACTCGGCTGGGCGCGTTTCGCGGACCGGATCGTCGTACTGCGAAACGGGAGGATCGCGGAGGAGGGCACGCACGAAACGCTGCTCGCCTCCGGCGGGGAATACGCAGCCATGTTCCGTACTCAAGCGGAATGGTACCGGCAGGCGTAA
- the larE gene encoding ATP-dependent sacrificial sulfur transferase LarE, whose protein sequence is MDHIEQKYEKLGELLQSLGKVVVAFSGGVDSAFLLKAALEFLGKDNVLAITADSETYPVREREEAIALAKELGAHHEVIHTSELAIPGYAENPTNRCYFCKNSLFDHLIPIANERGYDHVVFGAIADDLGDHRPGLTAAHEKGVRAPLLEAGIKKAEIRHLSRKFGLRTWDKPSFACLSSRIPYGELITAQKLSMIDQAEDFLIQLGFKQVRVRQHENLARIEVPASDIAELAAVADTVHAKLKEIGYSYVTMDLKGYRSGSLNEVLDSSQLKVGAGSHE, encoded by the coding sequence ATGGATCACATAGAACAAAAGTACGAAAAACTCGGAGAGCTGCTGCAGTCGCTCGGCAAAGTCGTCGTCGCTTTCTCCGGCGGTGTGGACAGCGCCTTTCTGCTGAAGGCGGCGCTTGAATTCCTCGGCAAGGACAACGTGCTGGCGATTACCGCGGATTCGGAAACGTATCCGGTCCGCGAGCGGGAAGAAGCGATTGCGTTGGCGAAGGAGCTGGGCGCGCATCACGAGGTTATCCATACAAGCGAGCTGGCGATTCCCGGTTATGCGGAAAATCCGACCAACCGCTGCTATTTTTGCAAAAACTCGCTGTTCGATCATCTGATTCCGATCGCCAACGAGCGCGGCTACGACCATGTCGTCTTCGGCGCCATCGCCGACGATCTGGGCGACCACCGGCCGGGGCTGACCGCCGCGCACGAGAAGGGCGTTCGCGCTCCGCTGCTCGAAGCCGGCATCAAGAAAGCCGAAATCCGCCACCTGTCGCGCAAATTCGGGCTGCGCACGTGGGATAAGCCGTCGTTCGCCTGCCTGTCCTCGCGTATCCCGTACGGCGAGCTGATTACGGCGCAAAAGCTGTCGATGATCGACCAGGCGGAAGACTTCCTGATCCAGCTCGGCTTTAAGCAGGTGCGTGTTCGCCAGCACGAAAACCTCGCGCGGATCGAAGTGCCCGCCTCGGATATCGCCGAGCTGGCGGCCGTCGCCGATACGGTGCATGCGAAGCTGAAGGAGATCGGCTATTCGTATGTGACGATGGATTTGAAAGGCTACCGTTCCGGCAGCCTGAATGAAGTGCTCGATTCCTCTCAGCTGAAGGTAGGTGCGGGAAGCCATGAGTAA
- a CDS encoding SDR family oxidoreductase, with product MYSNFYYGHKIKCEDIPAEFPPQYQPSQPGVEAIMQPRPVSELPGRIGSGKLQDKVAIVTGGDSGIGRAVAYLFALEGADIAVVYLNEHVDAAETKERIRRLGRRCLTIAGDIGNEEFCRQAVGSTLSEFGRIDILINNAAESHYQPDIGQISAEQLEKTFRTNVFSCFYFVKAVLPYLKPGSAIINTSSVAAVKGYPGLFDYSATKGAVSAFTKSLAVSLIDRGIRVNAVAPGRTWTPLIPSSFPAERYMYYGTEDPAGPMRRSAQPFEIAPVYLYLASDDSTFVIGQTFHVDGGET from the coding sequence ATGTATTCCAATTTCTATTACGGTCACAAGATCAAATGTGAAGATATTCCCGCTGAGTTTCCGCCGCAGTATCAGCCTTCGCAGCCGGGAGTGGAGGCCATTATGCAACCGCGACCGGTTTCGGAGTTGCCGGGGCGAATCGGATCGGGAAAGCTGCAGGATAAAGTGGCGATCGTTACAGGCGGGGACAGCGGAATCGGGCGTGCGGTCGCCTATTTGTTCGCTCTGGAAGGTGCGGACATCGCGGTTGTTTATTTAAATGAGCACGTGGATGCCGCGGAGACGAAGGAAAGAATCCGCCGGCTCGGCCGCCGCTGTCTGACGATCGCCGGGGACATCGGTAATGAAGAATTTTGCCGGCAAGCCGTAGGGTCCACGTTATCCGAATTCGGACGAATCGATATTCTGATCAACAACGCAGCAGAAAGTCATTATCAGCCGGACATCGGACAAATTTCCGCCGAACAGCTGGAGAAAACGTTTCGAACAAATGTTTTCTCCTGTTTTTATTTTGTCAAGGCAGTTCTTCCTTACTTAAAGCCGGGCAGCGCCATCATTAATACGAGCTCGGTAGCGGCGGTAAAAGGCTACCCGGGATTGTTCGATTATTCGGCGACTAAAGGAGCGGTCAGCGCTTTTACCAAGTCGCTCGCGGTTTCTTTGATTGACCGGGGCATTCGGGTCAATGCCGTTGCCCCGGGTCGAACGTGGACGCCGCTCATTCCATCATCGTTTCCTGCCGAAAGGTACATGTATTACGGGACCGAAGATCCCGCCGGTCCGATGAGAAGATCGGCCCAGCCGTTTGAAATCGCGCCCGTATACTTATATTTAGCGTCGGACGACTCCACCTTTGTTATCGGGCAGACCTTTCACGTCGATGGCGGCGAAACTTAG
- a CDS encoding urea amidolyase associated protein UAAP1 gives MNLIWKTTMRPGGKWSGFVGRGKLLRFTALEAGANVSMLMYNARDLSERYNMPDTLKAQHTSHLTRGHVLMSDNGRAMASITEDSLGWHDAICGYSTREATDIKYGATRYQEQRNDWLRSGQENFAVELVRCGLGRKDLVPNVNLFSKVYCDEDGCMHFCEDHCKAGSTVTLRTEMDILLVLSNTPNPLDPRNAYPAVPVLLEVLPAAGVESSDYCVNYRPENRRAFENTWEYYALMGV, from the coding sequence ATGAACTTGATCTGGAAGACAACCATGAGGCCCGGGGGCAAATGGTCCGGGTTTGTCGGCAGAGGAAAGCTGCTGCGTTTTACGGCGTTGGAGGCGGGCGCTAACGTATCGATGCTGATGTATAACGCCAGAGACTTATCCGAGCGCTACAACATGCCGGACACACTGAAGGCGCAGCACACGTCGCATTTGACCCGCGGCCATGTGCTGATGAGCGACAATGGCCGCGCGATGGCGAGCATCACGGAGGACAGCCTCGGGTGGCACGACGCGATATGCGGGTACAGCACCCGCGAGGCGACGGATATCAAGTACGGGGCGACGCGGTACCAGGAGCAGCGTAACGACTGGCTGCGCAGCGGGCAGGAAAACTTTGCCGTCGAGCTTGTCCGCTGCGGACTGGGGCGAAAAGATCTGGTGCCGAACGTCAATTTGTTTTCCAAAGTGTACTGTGACGAAGACGGCTGTATGCATTTTTGCGAAGATCATTGCAAGGCGGGTTCAACGGTGACGCTGCGTACCGAAATGGACATTTTGCTCGTCTTGTCGAACACCCCGAATCCGCTCGATCCGCGAAACGCATATCCTGCGGTTCCGGTTCTGCTGGAGGTGCTTCCGGCAGCTGGGGTGGAAAGCTCCGATTACTGCGTGAATTATCGCCCGGAAAACCGGCGCGCTTTTGAAAATACATGGGAGTATTACGCTCTGATGGGCGTGTGA
- a CDS encoding AAA family ATPase: MNDTQAIQDKMQRSIRLLEERFLEREELIRLILLGVFAGENVLLVGPPGTAKSQLARAVAQLFGGPWFDYLLTRFTTPDEIFGPVSLQQLKEDRYVRQTDGYLPGTSFAFLDEIFKANSAILNALLSILNERMFFNGREKQQVPLTFLIAASNELPEENEQLEALYDRFLLRYEVGFLKQMSSYEQLFDLPTEALPPLLSTGDLNKIREAAAQATLPENMIYMLFQLKTSLEEKDYRLSDRRWKKIGHVWKTSAALNGRDSVSVWDTVYTPHMLWDFPEELDTMQELYHAVFQDALKKEVERELPLRSYDQVASKWLEKEDELHAFQFKKEVGGKMSAEAVEHMKHLTEHCRDELEETARQLRSKLVVWQQREKDLPGYIRNQNFLVMHADQYAVKYTHLRIQGERILQTIQGLYRTLFDREIPGFQYDYTL; the protein is encoded by the coding sequence ATGAACGACACTCAAGCGATTCAAGATAAAATGCAGCGATCGATCCGCCTGCTCGAAGAGCGGTTTCTCGAGCGCGAGGAGCTGATCCGGCTCATTTTGCTCGGCGTCTTTGCCGGGGAAAACGTGCTGCTCGTCGGCCCTCCCGGTACGGCCAAATCGCAGCTCGCCCGCGCAGTTGCACAGCTGTTCGGCGGGCCATGGTTCGACTACCTGCTTACGCGGTTTACGACGCCGGACGAAATTTTCGGGCCCGTATCGCTGCAGCAGTTGAAAGAAGACCGATACGTCCGGCAAACCGACGGGTACTTGCCCGGAACGAGCTTTGCGTTTCTCGATGAAATTTTCAAAGCGAACAGTGCGATCTTAAACGCGCTGCTGTCGATTTTAAACGAGCGGATGTTCTTTAACGGCCGGGAAAAGCAGCAGGTGCCTCTGACGTTTCTGATAGCCGCCTCCAACGAGCTGCCGGAGGAAAACGAGCAGCTTGAGGCGCTGTACGACCGGTTTTTGCTGCGGTACGAGGTCGGCTTTCTGAAACAAATGTCGAGCTACGAGCAGCTGTTCGATTTACCTACGGAGGCGCTCCCTCCCCTTCTGTCGACCGGCGATCTGAACAAAATCCGCGAGGCTGCCGCCCAGGCGACCTTGCCGGAAAACATGATCTACATGCTGTTCCAGCTCAAGACGTCGCTCGAGGAGAAAGACTACCGCCTCTCCGACCGGCGCTGGAAAAAAATCGGCCATGTTTGGAAAACGTCCGCCGCGCTCAACGGGCGCGACAGCGTTTCCGTGTGGGATACCGTCTACACTCCGCATATGCTGTGGGATTTTCCGGAGGAGCTGGACACGATGCAGGAGCTGTACCACGCCGTGTTCCAGGATGCGCTGAAGAAGGAAGTCGAACGCGAGCTGCCGCTCCGCTCCTATGACCAGGTCGCCTCGAAATGGCTGGAAAAAGAAGACGAGCTGCATGCGTTCCAGTTTAAAAAAGAAGTCGGCGGCAAGATGAGTGCCGAAGCCGTGGAACATATGAAACATCTGACCGAGCACTGCCGGGACGAGCTGGAGGAAACCGCGCGCCAGCTGCGCAGCAAGCTCGTCGTCTGGCAGCAGCGGGAAAAAGATTTGCCGGGCTATATCCGCAACCAAAATTTCCTCGTCATGCATGCGGATCAATATGCGGTCAAATATACGCATCTGCGCATCCAGGGCGAGCGCATTTTGCAAACGATCCAAGGATTGTACCGTACGCTCTTCGACCGGGAAATTCCCGGCTTTCAATACGACTATACATTGTGA
- a CDS encoding urea amidolyase associated protein UAAP2 gives MAVFNRVESPRKAEDAVFDQTILAGDGWAHELQPGQVLRIVDLEGNQAADTLFYDADNPDDHYSAAATIVGQGNIYLTAGSVLRAESGKVLLKIVADTCGRHDTLGGACSAQSNTVRYAHEKLHMHNCRDTFMLQLANYEGAYTKRDLAPNINFFMNVPVTPDGGLEFADGVSAPGCYVELQSMCCTLALISNCPQLNNPCNAYNPTPIRVLIWNS, from the coding sequence ATGGCTGTATTCAATAGAGTGGAAAGCCCGCGGAAGGCGGAGGATGCGGTTTTCGATCAAACGATTCTCGCTGGGGACGGTTGGGCGCATGAGCTTCAGCCGGGCCAGGTGCTGAGGATCGTCGATCTGGAGGGCAATCAGGCCGCCGATACGCTGTTTTACGATGCCGATAATCCGGATGACCATTACAGTGCGGCGGCGACGATCGTCGGTCAAGGCAACATTTACTTGACGGCGGGATCGGTGCTGCGCGCCGAATCGGGCAAAGTGCTGCTGAAAATCGTCGCCGACACGTGCGGACGCCACGACACGCTCGGAGGAGCATGCTCGGCGCAGAGCAACACGGTACGTTATGCGCATGAAAAGCTGCATATGCACAACTGCCGAGACACGTTTATGCTGCAGCTGGCGAATTATGAGGGCGCCTATACGAAGCGGGACCTCGCGCCGAATATCAACTTTTTTATGAATGTGCCGGTTACTCCGGATGGGGGGTTGGAGTTTGCCGACGGCGTCTCCGCCCCGGGCTGCTACGTGGAGCTGCAGTCGATGTGCTGTACACTGGCGCTGATCAGCAATTGCCCGCAGCTGAATAATCCTTGCAACGCATACAATCCGACGCCGATTCGGGTTTTGATTTGGAATAGTTAA